From one Catellatospora sp. IY07-71 genomic stretch:
- a CDS encoding LytR C-terminal domain-containing protein — protein MARIRAIALISTLAIIGITLAVITLNRDTQAEAPVVESCPAGYVPVNNKLPDSESEVKINVYNATNKVDLARNVADDFTNRKFKVEKTGTDPKKQPDIVAQLRYGPKAVGAAQLLRAYFLNAVEEDGFNIKREDDTIDVIIGGEFKQLATPTEMRQAVAALGNPILPPGTCAQQP, from the coding sequence ATGGCACGAATTCGAGCGATCGCCCTCATCAGCACCCTGGCGATCATCGGCATCACCCTGGCCGTGATCACGCTCAATCGTGACACGCAGGCCGAGGCTCCCGTCGTCGAGAGCTGCCCGGCGGGCTACGTCCCCGTCAACAACAAGCTGCCCGACTCCGAGAGCGAAGTGAAGATCAACGTCTACAACGCCACCAACAAGGTCGATCTGGCCCGCAACGTGGCAGACGACTTCACGAACCGCAAGTTCAAGGTCGAGAAGACCGGCACTGACCCGAAGAAGCAGCCCGACATCGTCGCGCAGCTGCGGTACGGGCCGAAGGCGGTCGGCGCGGCGCAGCTGCTGCGGGCGTACTTCCTGAACGCGGTCGAGGAGGACGGCTTCAACATCAAGCGCGAGGACGACACCATCGATGTGATCATCGGCGGCGAGTTCAAGCAGCTTGCCACCCCCACCGAGATGCGGCAGGCGGTCGCCGCGCTGGGCAACCCGATCCTGCCCCCGGGCACCTGCGCCCAGCAGCCCTGA
- a CDS encoding inositol monophosphatase family protein — MNELELLDIAVQVAGEAADTARRMRNEAITDVGTKSTATDVVTAADRAVEEQVIAALAARRPGDTVLGEEFGGAAVSAPAGGVRWIVDPIDGTVNYLYGLEYYAVSIAAEVDGEIVAGVVRHATTGETWTAAKGHGAFRDGVRLTGSRAVELPLSLIGTGFGYARERRAHQAAVAAHVLPRVRDIRRMGSAALDLCAAAEGRLDAFYEKGLAEWDLAAGGLIAREAGLLVTGLSGRPAGPDMVLAAPPALHGPLDELLTGLDADAGP, encoded by the coding sequence GTGAACGAGCTGGAACTGCTGGACATCGCGGTACAGGTGGCCGGTGAGGCGGCCGACACGGCCCGCCGTATGCGCAACGAGGCGATCACCGATGTGGGCACGAAATCCACCGCGACCGACGTGGTGACGGCCGCGGATCGCGCGGTCGAGGAGCAGGTGATCGCCGCGCTGGCGGCACGGCGTCCAGGTGACACGGTACTCGGTGAGGAGTTCGGCGGCGCGGCCGTTTCCGCGCCCGCGGGCGGGGTGCGCTGGATCGTCGACCCGATCGACGGCACCGTGAACTACCTGTACGGCCTGGAGTACTACGCCGTCTCGATCGCCGCGGAGGTCGACGGCGAGATCGTGGCGGGTGTCGTACGCCACGCCACGACGGGGGAGACGTGGACCGCGGCGAAGGGGCACGGCGCGTTCCGGGACGGCGTCCGGCTGACCGGCTCCCGGGCCGTCGAGCTGCCCCTGTCGCTGATCGGCACGGGGTTCGGCTACGCCAGGGAGCGCCGCGCGCACCAGGCCGCGGTCGCCGCGCACGTGCTGCCGCGGGTGCGCGACATCCGGCGGATGGGCTCGGCCGCGCTGGACCTGTGCGCGGCGGCGGAGGGCCGGCTGGACGCGTTCTACGAGAAGGGCCTGGCCGAGTGGGACCTGGCCGCCGGCGGCCTGATCGCCCGCGAGGCTGGCCTGCTGGTCACCGGCCTGTCGGGGCGGCCGGCCGGGCCCGACATGGTGCTGGCGGCCCCGCCCGCGCTGCACGGCCCGCTGGACGAGCTGCTCACCGGTCTCGACGCGGACGCCGGTCCGTAG
- a CDS encoding RNA polymerase sigma factor, producing the protein MTEARQISADVRSLTDMLIAQAAGAGGRLTPADVARTVEAADVTPAQAKKLLRALLEAGVTVEVDDSANGRRKVAAARAATPASKATTAKTAQPAAAKVAKPAPPKQAKPAETDGADAAKAPAAKAVPAKAAPAKAVKAAPAKAAAKAEETADESSAKAAKAPAKKAAAKKAVEKKTADKAAPAKAAKPKGEPGEGDEPDGVDLSVEELAADLEDVVVDEPVEMAQAAEADAAAADDFEWDAEESEALKQARKDAELTASADSVRAYLKQIGKVPLLNAEQEVELAKRIEAGLFAAERLRQAEEEGLQLTRDMQRDLLWVSRDGERAKNHLLEANLRLVVSLAKRYTGRGMAFLDLIQEGNLGLIRAVEKFDYTKGYKFSTYATWWIRQAITRAMADQARTIRIPVHMVEVINKLGRIQRELLQDLGREPTPEELAKEMDITPEKVLEIQQYAREPISLDQTIGDEGDSQLGDFIEDSEAVVAVDAVSFSLLQDQLQQVLQTLSEREAGVVRLRFGLTDGQPRTLDEIGQVYGVTRERIRQIESKTMSKLRHPSRSQVLRDYLD; encoded by the coding sequence GTGACTGAAGCCCGCCAGATCAGCGCCGACGTTCGTTCGCTCACCGACATGCTGATCGCCCAAGCCGCAGGCGCCGGCGGCCGGCTTACGCCTGCGGATGTGGCGCGCACCGTGGAGGCTGCCGACGTCACCCCCGCCCAGGCCAAGAAGCTGCTGCGCGCACTGCTCGAGGCGGGCGTGACCGTCGAGGTCGACGACTCGGCCAACGGCCGTCGCAAGGTGGCCGCGGCCCGCGCCGCGACGCCCGCCTCCAAGGCGACCACCGCCAAGACCGCGCAGCCCGCGGCGGCGAAGGTCGCCAAGCCCGCCCCGCCCAAGCAGGCCAAGCCCGCCGAGACCGACGGCGCTGACGCCGCCAAGGCGCCCGCCGCCAAGGCCGTCCCGGCGAAGGCCGCACCCGCCAAGGCCGTGAAGGCCGCTCCGGCCAAGGCCGCCGCCAAGGCCGAGGAGACCGCCGACGAGTCGTCCGCCAAGGCCGCGAAGGCACCCGCGAAGAAGGCCGCCGCCAAGAAGGCTGTCGAGAAGAAGACAGCCGACAAGGCGGCTCCGGCCAAGGCCGCCAAGCCCAAGGGCGAGCCCGGCGAGGGCGACGAGCCCGACGGCGTCGACCTCTCCGTCGAGGAGCTGGCCGCCGACCTCGAGGACGTCGTCGTCGACGAGCCCGTGGAGATGGCCCAGGCCGCCGAGGCCGACGCCGCCGCCGCGGACGACTTCGAGTGGGACGCCGAGGAGTCCGAGGCCCTCAAGCAGGCCCGCAAGGACGCCGAGCTGACCGCGTCGGCCGACTCCGTCCGGGCCTACCTCAAGCAGATCGGCAAGGTCCCGCTGCTCAACGCGGAGCAGGAGGTCGAGCTCGCCAAGCGGATCGAGGCCGGCCTGTTCGCCGCGGAGCGGCTGCGCCAGGCCGAGGAGGAGGGCCTGCAGCTCACCCGCGACATGCAGCGCGACCTGCTGTGGGTCTCCCGCGACGGCGAGCGCGCCAAGAACCACCTGCTGGAGGCCAACCTCCGCCTGGTGGTCTCGCTGGCCAAGCGCTACACCGGCCGCGGCATGGCGTTCCTGGACCTGATCCAGGAGGGCAACCTCGGCCTCATCCGCGCCGTCGAGAAGTTCGACTACACCAAGGGCTACAAGTTCTCCACGTACGCCACCTGGTGGATCCGGCAGGCGATCACCCGCGCCATGGCCGACCAGGCCCGCACCATCCGCATCCCGGTGCACATGGTCGAAGTGATCAACAAGCTCGGCCGCATCCAGCGCGAGCTGCTCCAGGACCTGGGCCGCGAGCCCACCCCGGAGGAGCTGGCCAAGGAGATGGACATCACCCCGGAGAAGGTGCTGGAGATCCAGCAGTACGCCCGGGAGCCCATCTCGCTGGACCAGACCATCGGCGACGAGGGCGACAGCCAGCTCGGCGACTTCATCGAGGACTCCGAGGCGGTCGTGGCCGTCGACGCGGTCTCCTTCTCGCTGCTGCAGGACCAGCTCCAGCAGGTGCTGCAGACGCTGTCCGAGCGCGAGGCGGGCGTGGTGCGGCTGCGCTTCGGCCTCACCGACGGCCAGCCGCGGACTTTAGACGAGATCGGGCAGGTGTACGGGGTCACCCGCGAGCGCATCCGGCAGATCGAGTCGAAGACGATGTCGAAGCTGCGGCACCCGTCGCGCTCGCAGGTGTTGCGCGACTACCTCGACTGA